Genomic window (Lycium barbarum isolate Lr01 chromosome 2, ASM1917538v2, whole genome shotgun sequence):
AAATCCCAAGAAAAATGATCCTTTCTGTAAGGAATGCATTAATTGCCTGATCTGAAACTCGTTTAGGTGATGAAGTATCTGATTGCCACCATAGTAAGCCAACAATAATAGCTGTTGCGATGACTTGAGTTATCCGGAGACTGCTGAAATACTCGTGGCTTCGCTCCTTAAAACCTCTCCTGAAAAGAATTGAAAACTGTTGGCACCAGGTTGCACCAGAATCTCTTGAATTAGGCCAACTCTGCACTTCGGGATCTTCTTCTATTAGGCGATGATTCAGGAGCTTTATTTTCTCTATCTTGGCAACCCTTGACTCATAAGCCCCAACGAAATACTGAAATATTGGgattttaaatatatattatcGTAATATGGTTATCACATAGATTATTAGCCAAGAATAAAAGAACGGTGATCTTTTATACCTCATGAACATCAGCTGCGGAAGGTCCTCCATATTGGCCTTTGAAATGATGGTTCTCTAGATCTGAAGGAATAGACTTGTCTGTTATATTTCCATTTGCAAGATCAATTAGAAACTCTGCTGGATTCATGGCTCTAAGGGGAGAACAACCAATTGAAGAGAAATATAGCATTGCCTCAGAGGCTTTGCCAAAATACAGTGAGTTTCCTTGTCCCAATAGAATCAACTTATCGAATCTGCTGAATAATCTACTCGATGGCTGATGTATTGTCGTTACCACTGTCTTGCCAGCCTATAAGAAAAATAAGATACGATGTTTTATTTAATGATTGTGAAAAGCTAGTTTGAAATGAGACTCTTAGAGAATGAGTACCCTGGAAATGTTGTGTAACATCTGCATGATTCGAAGTGCTGTGGTTGAATCCAGACCAGATGTTGGTTCATCTAGGAACAAAAGTGATGGATTCAGAAGAATTTCATTTCCAATGCATACTCGTTTTCTTTCGCCTCCTGAAATTCCTCTAACAAATGCCCCTCCAATTATTGTGTCTTGGCACCTGAAATTAAACTTCAGCGTCCGACTTTACAAGGCATTACAATCTTAGAAGCATCAAGAAAGTTAAGCTAGCGAGCTCTTTCTGATGTTTGCATGTGACTCATTATCTTTTTTGCTTTTTATGTGGTATAATCATAAACACTTTAACAGAAAGAGCTTTTTCTTGGGTAAGATAGTATTTATCCTTAAAAATGGTAAGAAAAATCACCATACAGTTTCTAACATATGATTAATAGAAAATGAAGAAGCTACCTTTCTAGGCCAAGCTCATTTATAACTCTAAtagctctctctttcttttgctCTTTAGATAACGTATTGGGGAGACGAAGCAAAGCAGCATATATTAAGGTTTCTTTTACAGTGAGATGGGGAAAAACAACATCATCTTGCAGCACAAACCCGATCCTGTTGAGTGATCAACAATAAATTTCATTTGAACTATTACGAAGGGAGTTGTATCAAGAATTAAGTGCGCTTACTTTTGTTTCAATGACTTGTTATATGGCTGGTCATTGTAAGTAATCATGCCACTATCATTTTTTACATTTCCACTTAGAAGTTTGAGTAGGGTTGTTTTACCACCACCTGAAGGTCCCATTAAAGCAAGAATTTCTCCTGGAGAGGCGGAACCACTCACTCCTTGAAGTATGCACTTTTCTGCATCAGAATTCTCCACTCCTTTTGATGCCACTGTGTACTTCAGATCTTGAAACTGCAAAACAAGTGGATAAATGTAATAAATTCTTAATTACTATATAAGCAGTAGAGTGTTCATAAGAGATCCATGCATTAACCACCTTGAGACATATACGTAAGGTAGGCTCAATTTGAATTCTTCTCCAGCTGCATGAATCTTGATCCTCCTGATCCTTCAATTCCAACATATTGTTCTCTGAACAACAAAAATTTGGGACTTCTTTCAAAAATTTGGAACAACAACCGAGCTGCTACTATATATGTGTTCACTGCCACAATAGTGGCTTAACTTTATGTTCTGATGCCTTACGACTTTAGTTTCTTACTTTTTTGTGAATTTTCTAATGTCATGTTATCATAGATGCTTGATGAGGAAATGGAGGATCCACTTGAAGTCTTGCTCATAAGTGCACCTTTTTCATTATCGGCGTCAGGATTCATCATCTCATCTATGTTTATTAGAAAATGACAACTAAATGATCTTGCATGACGAAATGATTTTCCATGTATTGGTGAATCCTTTGCAAAGTCCAGGCTTCGCATCTTTATTAAGCCTTTGTTAGCCTTTTTATTGCTTTCTGTTGTCCTTGTGTTAAGAATATTGCTGGTTTTTTCAGGTGGGAAAATCTCATCGTCATTGATATTCTGCATGATGACAGCTTCTTTCTTGTCAAAGCTCTTGGAGAGATCTAGTTCTTGCTCCATGTCTTGTGGTTGGCTAGCCTTCAAACTGTGAACTCAACAACATAGAGTtattaaagaaaaataaagtatAAAGAAGAAACACAATGCGTCAATTAAACATATAATGCAGAGTTATTTACAAACATAAAACTCTTTCACTGTAATATTCACAACAAAAGTGAAAAGAAATTGTTAATTCGAAAAAAAACTCTGCTCAAGATATGTCTAAGGCAATCCAGAAAAAGAAGAATTAGTTTTTGCAGCAAACCTGAGCAAGTTTTATGCAATTAAAAGGTTTACACTGACTTGAGTTTTCTTGTTATAAGTTTATATAGACCTTTTTTGAGGTGACAACATTGGGATATCATATTGGCAGTCTCAATTAATGCATCTTTCAATTTCAGGAAAAGAATTGGACTTTCCAGTACATTAATTGATGTTTCTTTTTCAACAATGTCTAGAACGTACATTTTGATTGGTTCTTCCATTTTCTTTCTGAGACTCAGTGGCTACATTTGGAATTCCCTATAGCTAAAGTAAGACAACAGTATTGCCTTGCAAAATCACCATACAATTAGAATTTGTCATGTCTAAATTTGACATGATATTTTACCCAAAATAAGTTTCCCAGTGCATTCCAACTTCCCAAACCAAGTAAATTAACTGTTATCTGACATTTGGTGCAATGGACCATCCTTGCTCTTTCTGCCAAGAAAGAAACGCTGTTTTTCGAGTATCGTTAAACTCCAGTTGATGTTATAATTAGACATGGTCCATTATAGACATGTTTGTTGGTTCATAAGACGCCGTATAACCCAACTCTTGATGCAGAAAACTATTCTTACGCGTTAATACTTAATTAACTTCATATTTGAATCATATACATTGACAATATAGTCATTTCTTTTTACTGTTAGTGTATGAAAGATGGCAGTCCGGTGCAAAAAAACTGTGTCTGAGGAAGGACTGGACCATTTGGTCTATTATACCCAACCTTATCTTAAATTGTTGGACCACATTGGGTCTACTGTAAGTAGCCCTACCTTAAACTTTTGCAAGTGGTTGCTTTTCACAGCTTGAATCCATGATCTCCTGCTCACACAAGAATACGTTTTGCATTGCACCAAACTTCTTCTTTACTGTCAGTATATAGTGCTGAGGATATAATTATCAAGTAAAAAAGTGTGTTCTCTTAACAGCTTAAGCTTTTAGTTGAGATGATCACACACTGAAACATTATATCAGAGCCAAGCTCATCTCATTTCATTGTTTATCAGATGTCCAGTCCTACGCGTGCGAGAGTGTTGAAGTCCCACATCGGTGGGTTAAGGGGTACTTGGTCTCTTCTTATGATCTTGGATCCTCACCTCATGAACTAACTTTTGGGATTGAGTTTGGCACCCGCCACTCATTATAAAAAAGAATTTCCACGTGCTTGACCCATGAAAAATAAGATGAAAtggtcacacaattcaacaaATAAAACTGAAATTTGTAAATAATTAAAGGTGTTAAACAGAGAATCCTTTTCAGCCTAACTGTTGATATTCTAACGGTTGGGGAAGCATTCCATTGGCTTATTGGCACAAGGATGCTAACATATAAAAGAAAACCATTTATCTAATGGTGCAAAACAATCGAGAATAACATCATGCAATGGTTTGGAATAGACAACTCTTGTAATCTCCTAAACCGTAGAGAAAACTTTTATTGCTACTTTGTTTGTTTCACTTATACCAATACTTTGAAACTGATTTATCACTAGGAATTTTTCCATATAGTTTGGTGTTCGAGTTGAagttgattatttcaattgtacaACATCTACAATTAATAAGGCCTGAAGAGAGTCACAGGGGGTTGAGGCCATATTAATTGTACCCTTTGAGCTAGGGCAAATAAAAGAACAGTTAGGAAATGGTACATTTTCACAGTGTTTTTGGTTTATTGGACCATGCATAGATGATACGGATTCATCGATATGTTGCTCTCATGTCAGTACGCAGTAGCTATCCGTCCggatctgtacgttctgtttgttatatcccattttaaccgggtcaaagcggagtacaacatattggtgattcataattatttaacttaaggagtcgccacctaattattttaacggtgaattaggacacctattttaactaagtaagTGCTAAAAGTTAACTCCGATTAATAGTCTACTCAACTTaatgattctagataagggttcttagttatcctaaagggaaggggtaaggcatcctttaagatccgctTAAATACGGTTAACCAACCAaatttaggttaattaattaagactaGAAAAATACAAATACAGTATTTTAAATATTTAAGGAAATAGCTTGAAAATATTATCAAGGTTACAAATGGGAAATATAAGAATTTTATTTAAATTAAATAAGACAGTAGTTTGTAGAAAAGACTTTAGTTATAAGTTAAACTAAAGAAAGCGGGGATCATGCAACGTCTTTATAAACATTCGAAATAACTCAAAGGCTAGGTATCAATTGATTTTAACGACTTAGAAATATATTGAGTGATCAGACAAGATAGGTAAATAGCTAatataaatttgaaaaataattttataagcAGACTCTTTTCTTTGTTAAACTAGGCACTTGGCGAAAATGAAGGCTTCGAAACATTGAAAACTTATGTTTTTTTTCAAAGATGCACTAAAACAACTCGTGAAAAAAGTCCTTTTTCATTGCTCACTTCCAGCCATACTCAATTAATACTTTTAAGATATGAGGCCTATAAGTCACGTTCTATGGGGTAAAAAAAAATACTTCACTATTAACAGAAGGGGAATAGGTCTAGTCTAGATAATTAAACAACCGATGTTAACTGTAAGCTTATCCGATTATAAGCTCTCTTAGAGTcataaaatgaattaaaatatT
Coding sequences:
- the LOC132627281 gene encoding ABC transporter G family member 22-like isoform X1, with protein sequence MEQELDLSKSFDKKEAVIMQNINDDEIFPPEKTSNILNTRTTESNKKANKGLIKMRSLDFAKDSPIHGKSFRHARSFSCHFLINIDEMMNPDADNEKGALMSKTSSGSSISSSSIYDNMTLENSQKKNNMLELKDQEDQDSCSWRRIQIEPTLRICLKFQDLKYTVASKGVENSDAEKCILQGVSGSASPGEILALMGPSGGGKTTLLKLLSGNVKNDSGMITYNDQPYNKSLKQKIGFVLQDDVVFPHLTVKETLIYAALLRLPNTLSKEQKKERAIRVINELGLERCQDTIIGGAFVRGISGGERKRVCIGNEILLNPSLLFLDEPTSGLDSTTALRIMQMLHNISRAGKTVVTTIHQPSSRLFSRFDKLILLGQGNSLYFGKASEAMLYFSSIGCSPLRAMNPAEFLIDLANGNITDKSIPSDLENHHFKGQYGGPSAADVHEYFVGAYESRVAKIEKIKLLNHRLIEEDPEVQSWPNSRDSGATWCQQFSILFRRGFKERSHEYFSSLRITQVIATAIIVGLLWWQSDTSSPKRVSDQAGLLFFISVFWAFFPLFTAIFTFPQERAMLAKERSVNMYKLSAYFIARITTDLLLDLVLPVTFLVIVYFMVGLKLTFLAFSLTLLTLLLSIIAAQGLGLAIGAGFMDVKKATTFASVILMTFMLSGGFFVQEVPVFMSWVRYISINYQTYRLLLRIQYNSLRSSKHGKGIESSGVQVGAMLVMIIGYRMLAYFLLRKMKLRTTT
- the LOC132627281 gene encoding ABC transporter G family member 22-like isoform X2, translated to MEQELDLSKSFDKKEAVIMQNINDDEIFPPEKTSNILNTRTTESNKKANKGLIKMRSLDFAKDSPIHGKSFRHARSFSCHFLINIDEMMNPDADNEKENNMLELKDQEDQDSCSWRRIQIEPTLRICLKFQDLKYTVASKGVENSDAEKCILQGVSGSASPGEILALMGPSGGGKTTLLKLLSGNVKNDSGMITYNDQPYNKSLKQKIGFVLQDDVVFPHLTVKETLIYAALLRLPNTLSKEQKKERAIRVINELGLERCQDTIIGGAFVRGISGGERKRVCIGNEILLNPSLLFLDEPTSGLDSTTALRIMQMLHNISRAGKTVVTTIHQPSSRLFSRFDKLILLGQGNSLYFGKASEAMLYFSSIGCSPLRAMNPAEFLIDLANGNITDKSIPSDLENHHFKGQYGGPSAADVHEYFVGAYESRVAKIEKIKLLNHRLIEEDPEVQSWPNSRDSGATWCQQFSILFRRGFKERSHEYFSSLRITQVIATAIIVGLLWWQSDTSSPKRVSDQAGLLFFISVFWAFFPLFTAIFTFPQERAMLAKERSVNMYKLSAYFIARITTDLLLDLVLPVTFLVIVYFMVGLKLTFLAFSLTLLTLLLSIIAAQGLGLAIGAGFMDVKKATTFASVILMTFMLSGGFFVQEVPVFMSWVRYISINYQTYRLLLRIQYNSLRSSKHGKGIESSGVQVGAMLVMIIGYRMLAYFLLRKMKLRTTT